One region of Pangasianodon hypophthalmus isolate fPanHyp1 chromosome 15, fPanHyp1.pri, whole genome shotgun sequence genomic DNA includes:
- the alg13 gene encoding putative bifunctional UDP-N-acetylglucosamine transferase and deubiquitinase ALG13 isoform X5, whose protein sequence is MQKALKKYFVNMDEYLASLGLYRKMMARDASCLFRAVSEQLYFSQNYHQKVRKDCVNFMRANKCNFEPFVEGSFEKYLERLDDPKETVGQVEIKALSLLYRRHFVIYRYPGKSPTEIGEEDNLSKILLCCSNNGHYDIVYPRTYPVNAAICQSLLYEVLYTHVLGIEEEDLHMALDGFRGGGGRRYRNSLSGCSEDAGYDPLEDSASREEWELGGHNHSEEKAKVGTEDQKATDGPAKLVLPYKVLKALEPELYRNVEFDVWHDSRKELQKTDYMVFAGRQYFLGDKCQVRLDPKGKYYNAFIQEVGNHPSAVTVFIEELGEKHLVSLTNLKPVNPVPAWNITPSRKNNSYSHAEQYPGDLDPEMCVRRRFLKKSRGKEMLMTMSYGRPQAGLPPRLQPCPGNLAPVRSPGVHGPAPPQTSVAYEHYRPHSPRPPRGYGPSRSSARFLNRHHFIGPEVAYYASPSKRCYQSFDNYSFKSRRSRRQMQSVNKECQFSFVPESGEEAQDLEGSITFYEMEEADENAFAPVAGQAVASTMIPGAATYWVPRGPSPIPPGKQPITSSEEDPEERSTTGGHGEYSEEYIFSATDAGFQRPTVYTAESSANLTIQEGGSRAGSPQEGVATYSYSQQVVVKSAVISSSQPVNSAPAAIFTSNSSPSSSSVSSQSSPNHLQASNITPGQPPPLHTLGRPACPWFVNEMGEPVTVAPPPPYSYDPNGNDLPRDCKVLQYFFNLGVQAYQQTYWHSMVHVQQVYPQPCGEPQFQPYPGPGASASPDHTVPQPYPESARSYPPTQGETPSNGATVTVESPPVVAPGTAFFPLVQEQCQPSLHPSYEPYMPVLSTTYHYLTPWTSGPIPNPRFHHTPYCPSSHTHVNYITTPTPTTHFVAPAQFVPPGM, encoded by the exons ATGCAGAAAGCGTTGAAGAAGTATTTCGTGAACATGGACGAATACCTAGCCAGTCTCGGTTTGTACCGAAAAATGATGGCTCGGGACGCGTCCTGTTTATTCCGAGCTGTTTCTGAGCAG CTTTATTTCTCTCAGAATTACCATCAAAAAGTAAGAAAAGACTGCGTCAACTTCATGAGGGCGAATAAATGCAACTTCGAGCCT TTTGTTGAAGGGTCTTTTGAGAAGTATTTGGAGCGTTTGGACGACCCGAAG GAGACTGTGGGACAAGTGGAGATTAAGGCTTTGTCTCTGCTTTACAG GCGGCACTTCGTCATTTACAGGTACCCTGGGAAGTCACCGACTGAGATTGGAGAGGAGGATAACTTGTCTAAG ATTTTGCTCTGTTGCTCAAATAATGGCCACTATGACATTGTGTACCCAAGGACCTACCCAGTGAATGCAGCAATATGCCAAT CCCTGCTATATGAGGTGTTGTACACGCATGTTCTGGGCATTGAAGAGGAGGATCTCCATATGGCACTGGATGGGTTCAGAGGGGGAGGAGGGAGGCGCTACAGGAACAGCCTCTCTGGGTGCAGTGAGGATGCTGGTTATGATCCCCTTGAGGACAGTGCTTCCAg AGAGGAATGGGAACTAGGTGGTCACAACCACTCTGAGGAAAAAGCTAAAGTTGGAACTGAAGACCAAAAG GCTACAGATGGCCCAGCAAAGCTTGTTCTTCCCTACAAGGTACTGAAGGCCTTAGAGCCCGAGTTGTACCGCAATGTGGAGTTTGACGTGTGGCACGACAGCCGCAAAG AACTCCAGAAGACTGATTATATGGTGTTTGCTGGTAGACAGTATTTCTTAGGGGACAAGTGTCAG GTACGTTTGGATCCAAAAGGGAAGTATTACAATGCTTTCATCCAGGAGGTAGGGAATCATCCCAGTGCTGTGACCGTGTTTATTGAAGAGCTGGGTGAAAA ACACTTGGTGTCCTTGACTAATCTGAAGCCAGTgaatcctgttccagcatggaaCATTACACCAAGCAGAAAGAACAATTCCTACAGCCATGCAGAACAGTACCCAGGAGACTTAG ACCCAGAGATGTGTGTGAGACGCAGATTTCTCAAGAAGTCTCGGGGTAAAGAGATGTTGATGACCATGTCGTACGGCCGCCCTCAGGCTGGCCTTCCTCCACGTCTACAGCCTTGTCCAGGGAACTTGGCACCTGTGCGCAGTCCTGGAGTACATGGCCCTGCTCCACCCCAAACAAGTGTGGCCTATGAGCACTATCGGCCACACTCTCCAAGACCACCACGTGGATATGGTCCGTCCAG AAGTTCAGCACGTTTCCTGAATAGACACCACTTTATTGGACCTGAGGTGGCCTACTATGCCAGCCCTAGTAAACGCTGTTACCAGAGTTTTGACAATTATTCATTTAAGTCACG CAGAAGCAGGCGTCAGATGCAATCGGTAAATAAGGAGTGTCAGTTTAGCTTTGTGCCTGAGTCAGGAGAGGAAGCCCAGGACTTGGAGGGGAGCATCACATTCTATGAGATGGAGGAGGCAGATGAGAATGCTTTTGCTCCCGTTGCT GGACAAGCTGTTGCCAGTACTATGATTCCTGGTGCTGCTACTTACTGGGTGCCAAGAGGCCCAAGCCCTATTCCGCCAGGCAAACAGCCTATAACGTCATCTGAGGAGGATCCTGAAGAGAGAAGCACCACTGGAGGCCATG GAGAATATTCAGAGGAGTATATCTTTTCTGCTACTG ATGCAGGATTTCAGCGTCCAACTGTTTACACTGCTGAGTCTAGTGCTAACCTG ACCATTCAAGAGGGTGGCTCACGTGCTGGATCACCACAAGAGGGCGTTGCTACCTATAGTTACTCTCAACAG GTAGTGGTGAAATCAGCAGTCATTTCTTCCTCTCAGCCAGTCAACTCTGCGCCAGCTGCTATTTTTACCTCCAACTCCTCTCCTTCTTCCTCAAGTGTGAGTTCTCAGAGCTCTCCAAATCACCTGCAGGCTTCAAACATCACCCCAGGACAGCCAccacccctacacacactggGCAGGCCAG CATGTCCGTGGTTTGTGAATGAAATGGGAGAACCTGTCACTGTGGCCCCGCCTCCACCTTACTCTTATGACCCCAATGGCAATGACCTACCTAGAG ATTGCAAGGTTCTCCAGTACTTTTTCAACTTGGGTGTGCAG GCTTATCAGCAGACCTACTGGCACTCCATGGTGCATGTTCAGCAGGTGTACCCACAGCCTTGTGGGGAGCCCCAGTTTCAGCCTTACCCGGGTCCAGGTGCCTCTGCAAGCCCTGACCACACCGTGCCTCAGCCATACCCGGAATCTGCCCGTTCGTACCCACCCACTCAGGGTGAGACACCCAGCAATG GTGCCACTGTGACTGTGGAGTCCCCCCCTGTGGTAGCACCAGGCACTGCATTTTTCCCACTGGTGCAGGAGCAGTGCCAGCCATCCCTGCACCCATCTTATGAGCCATACATGCCTGTGCTTTCCACCACCTACCACTACCTTACACCCTGGACTTCTGGGCCAATCCCAAATCCACGCTTCCACCACACCCCATATTGTCCCTCCTCCCACACTCATGTCAACTACATCACCACCCCTACCCCCACTACACACTTTGTGGCCCCTGCACAGTTTGTGCCCCCTGGTATGTAA
- the alg13 gene encoding putative bifunctional UDP-N-acetylglucosamine transferase and deubiquitinase ALG13 isoform X4 has translation MQKALKKYFVNMDEYLASLGLYRKMMARDASCLFRAVSEQLYFSQNYHQKVRKDCVNFMRANKCNFEPFVEGSFEKYLERLDDPKETVGQVEIKALSLLYRRHFVIYRYPGKSPTEIGEEDNLSKILLCCSNNGHYDIVYPRTYPVNAAICQSLLYEVLYTHVLGIEEEDLHMALDGFRGGGGRRYRNSLSGCSEDAGYDPLEDSASREEWELGGHNHSEEKAKVGTEDQKATDGPAKLVLPYKVLKALEPELYRNVEFDVWHDSRKELQKTDYMVFAGRQYFLGDKCQVRLDPKGKYYNAFIQEVGNHPSAVTVFIEELGEKHLVSLTNLKPVNPVPAWNITPSRKNNSYSHAEQYPGDLDPEMCVRRRFLKKSRGKEMLMTMSYGRPQAGLPPRLQPCPGNLAPVRSPGVHGPAPPQTSVAYEHYRPHSPRPPRGYGPSRSSARFLNRHHFIGPEVAYYASPSKRCYQSFDNYSFKSRRSRRQMQSVNKECQFSFVPESGEEAQDLEGSITFYEMEEADENAFAPVAGQAVASTMIPGAATYWVPRGPSPIPPGKQPITSSEEDPEERSTTGGHGEYSEEYIFSATDAGFQRPTVYTAESSANLTIQEGGSRAGSPQEGVATYSYSQQVVVKSAVISSSQPVNSAPAAIFTSNSSPSSSSVSSQSSPNHLQASNITPGQPPPLHTLGRPVISMLFPPACPWFVNEMGEPVTVAPPPPYSYDPNGNDLPRDCKVLQYFFNLGVQAYQQTYWHSMVHVQQVYPQPCGEPQFQPYPGPGASASPDHTVPQPYPESARSYPPTQGATVTVESPPVVAPGTAFFPLVQEQCQPSLHPSYEPYMPVLSTTYHYLTPWTSGPIPNPRFHHTPYCPSSHTHVNYITTPTPTTHFVAPAQFVPPGM, from the exons ATGCAGAAAGCGTTGAAGAAGTATTTCGTGAACATGGACGAATACCTAGCCAGTCTCGGTTTGTACCGAAAAATGATGGCTCGGGACGCGTCCTGTTTATTCCGAGCTGTTTCTGAGCAG CTTTATTTCTCTCAGAATTACCATCAAAAAGTAAGAAAAGACTGCGTCAACTTCATGAGGGCGAATAAATGCAACTTCGAGCCT TTTGTTGAAGGGTCTTTTGAGAAGTATTTGGAGCGTTTGGACGACCCGAAG GAGACTGTGGGACAAGTGGAGATTAAGGCTTTGTCTCTGCTTTACAG GCGGCACTTCGTCATTTACAGGTACCCTGGGAAGTCACCGACTGAGATTGGAGAGGAGGATAACTTGTCTAAG ATTTTGCTCTGTTGCTCAAATAATGGCCACTATGACATTGTGTACCCAAGGACCTACCCAGTGAATGCAGCAATATGCCAAT CCCTGCTATATGAGGTGTTGTACACGCATGTTCTGGGCATTGAAGAGGAGGATCTCCATATGGCACTGGATGGGTTCAGAGGGGGAGGAGGGAGGCGCTACAGGAACAGCCTCTCTGGGTGCAGTGAGGATGCTGGTTATGATCCCCTTGAGGACAGTGCTTCCAg AGAGGAATGGGAACTAGGTGGTCACAACCACTCTGAGGAAAAAGCTAAAGTTGGAACTGAAGACCAAAAG GCTACAGATGGCCCAGCAAAGCTTGTTCTTCCCTACAAGGTACTGAAGGCCTTAGAGCCCGAGTTGTACCGCAATGTGGAGTTTGACGTGTGGCACGACAGCCGCAAAG AACTCCAGAAGACTGATTATATGGTGTTTGCTGGTAGACAGTATTTCTTAGGGGACAAGTGTCAG GTACGTTTGGATCCAAAAGGGAAGTATTACAATGCTTTCATCCAGGAGGTAGGGAATCATCCCAGTGCTGTGACCGTGTTTATTGAAGAGCTGGGTGAAAA ACACTTGGTGTCCTTGACTAATCTGAAGCCAGTgaatcctgttccagcatggaaCATTACACCAAGCAGAAAGAACAATTCCTACAGCCATGCAGAACAGTACCCAGGAGACTTAG ACCCAGAGATGTGTGTGAGACGCAGATTTCTCAAGAAGTCTCGGGGTAAAGAGATGTTGATGACCATGTCGTACGGCCGCCCTCAGGCTGGCCTTCCTCCACGTCTACAGCCTTGTCCAGGGAACTTGGCACCTGTGCGCAGTCCTGGAGTACATGGCCCTGCTCCACCCCAAACAAGTGTGGCCTATGAGCACTATCGGCCACACTCTCCAAGACCACCACGTGGATATGGTCCGTCCAG AAGTTCAGCACGTTTCCTGAATAGACACCACTTTATTGGACCTGAGGTGGCCTACTATGCCAGCCCTAGTAAACGCTGTTACCAGAGTTTTGACAATTATTCATTTAAGTCACG CAGAAGCAGGCGTCAGATGCAATCGGTAAATAAGGAGTGTCAGTTTAGCTTTGTGCCTGAGTCAGGAGAGGAAGCCCAGGACTTGGAGGGGAGCATCACATTCTATGAGATGGAGGAGGCAGATGAGAATGCTTTTGCTCCCGTTGCT GGACAAGCTGTTGCCAGTACTATGATTCCTGGTGCTGCTACTTACTGGGTGCCAAGAGGCCCAAGCCCTATTCCGCCAGGCAAACAGCCTATAACGTCATCTGAGGAGGATCCTGAAGAGAGAAGCACCACTGGAGGCCATG GAGAATATTCAGAGGAGTATATCTTTTCTGCTACTG ATGCAGGATTTCAGCGTCCAACTGTTTACACTGCTGAGTCTAGTGCTAACCTG ACCATTCAAGAGGGTGGCTCACGTGCTGGATCACCACAAGAGGGCGTTGCTACCTATAGTTACTCTCAACAG GTAGTGGTGAAATCAGCAGTCATTTCTTCCTCTCAGCCAGTCAACTCTGCGCCAGCTGCTATTTTTACCTCCAACTCCTCTCCTTCTTCCTCAAGTGTGAGTTCTCAGAGCTCTCCAAATCACCTGCAGGCTTCAAACATCACCCCAGGACAGCCAccacccctacacacactggGCAGGCCAG TAATATCCATGCTGTTTCCTCCAGCATGTCCGTGGTTTGTGAATGAAATGGGAGAACCTGTCACTGTGGCCCCGCCTCCACCTTACTCTTATGACCCCAATGGCAATGACCTACCTAGAG ATTGCAAGGTTCTCCAGTACTTTTTCAACTTGGGTGTGCAG GCTTATCAGCAGACCTACTGGCACTCCATGGTGCATGTTCAGCAGGTGTACCCACAGCCTTGTGGGGAGCCCCAGTTTCAGCCTTACCCGGGTCCAGGTGCCTCTGCAAGCCCTGACCACACCGTGCCTCAGCCATACCCGGAATCTGCCCGTTCGTACCCACCCACTCAGG GTGCCACTGTGACTGTGGAGTCCCCCCCTGTGGTAGCACCAGGCACTGCATTTTTCCCACTGGTGCAGGAGCAGTGCCAGCCATCCCTGCACCCATCTTATGAGCCATACATGCCTGTGCTTTCCACCACCTACCACTACCTTACACCCTGGACTTCTGGGCCAATCCCAAATCCACGCTTCCACCACACCCCATATTGTCCCTCCTCCCACACTCATGTCAACTACATCACCACCCCTACCCCCACTACACACTTTGTGGCCCCTGCACAGTTTGTGCCCCCTGGTATGTAA
- the alg13 gene encoding putative bifunctional UDP-N-acetylglucosamine transferase and deubiquitinase ALG13 isoform X1 — MQKALKKYFVNMDEYLASLGLYRKMMARDASCLFRAVSEQLYFSQNYHQKVRKDCVNFMRANKCNFEPFVEGSFEKYLERLDDPKETVGQVEIKALSLLYRRHFVIYRYPGKSPTEIGEEDNLSKILLCCSNNGHYDIVYPRTYPVNAAICQSLLYEVLYTHVLGIEEEDLHMALDGFRGGGGRRYRNSLSGCSEDAGYDPLEDSASREEWELGGHNHSEEKAKVGTEDQKATDGPAKLVLPYKVLKALEPELYRNVEFDVWHDSRKELQKTDYMVFAGRQYFLGDKCQVRLDPKGKYYNAFIQEVGNHPSAVTVFIEELGEKHLVSLTNLKPVNPVPAWNITPSRKNNSYSHAEQYPGDLDPEMCVRRRFLKKSRGKEMLMTMSYGRPQAGLPPRLQPCPGNLAPVRSPGVHGPAPPQTSVAYEHYRPHSPRPPRGYGPSRSSARFLNRHHFIGPEVAYYASPSKRCYQSFDNYSFKSRRSRRQMQSVNKECQFSFVPESGEEAQDLEGSITFYEMEEADENAFAPVAGQAVASTMIPGAATYWVPRGPSPIPPGKQPITSSEEDPEERSTTGGHGEYSEEYIFSATDAGFQRPTVYTAESSANLTIQEGGSRAGSPQEGVATYSYSQQVVVKSAVISSSQPVNSAPAAIFTSNSSPSSSSVSSQSSPNHLQASNITPGQPPPLHTLGRPVISMLFPPACPWFVNEMGEPVTVAPPPPYSYDPNGNDLPRDCKVLQYFFNLGVQAYQQTYWHSMVHVQQVYPQPCGEPQFQPYPGPGASASPDHTVPQPYPESARSYPPTQGETPSNGATVTVESPPVVAPGTAFFPLVQEQCQPSLHPSYEPYMPVLSTTYHYLTPWTSGPIPNPRFHHTPYCPSSHTHVNYITTPTPTTHFVAPAQFVPPGM; from the exons ATGCAGAAAGCGTTGAAGAAGTATTTCGTGAACATGGACGAATACCTAGCCAGTCTCGGTTTGTACCGAAAAATGATGGCTCGGGACGCGTCCTGTTTATTCCGAGCTGTTTCTGAGCAG CTTTATTTCTCTCAGAATTACCATCAAAAAGTAAGAAAAGACTGCGTCAACTTCATGAGGGCGAATAAATGCAACTTCGAGCCT TTTGTTGAAGGGTCTTTTGAGAAGTATTTGGAGCGTTTGGACGACCCGAAG GAGACTGTGGGACAAGTGGAGATTAAGGCTTTGTCTCTGCTTTACAG GCGGCACTTCGTCATTTACAGGTACCCTGGGAAGTCACCGACTGAGATTGGAGAGGAGGATAACTTGTCTAAG ATTTTGCTCTGTTGCTCAAATAATGGCCACTATGACATTGTGTACCCAAGGACCTACCCAGTGAATGCAGCAATATGCCAAT CCCTGCTATATGAGGTGTTGTACACGCATGTTCTGGGCATTGAAGAGGAGGATCTCCATATGGCACTGGATGGGTTCAGAGGGGGAGGAGGGAGGCGCTACAGGAACAGCCTCTCTGGGTGCAGTGAGGATGCTGGTTATGATCCCCTTGAGGACAGTGCTTCCAg AGAGGAATGGGAACTAGGTGGTCACAACCACTCTGAGGAAAAAGCTAAAGTTGGAACTGAAGACCAAAAG GCTACAGATGGCCCAGCAAAGCTTGTTCTTCCCTACAAGGTACTGAAGGCCTTAGAGCCCGAGTTGTACCGCAATGTGGAGTTTGACGTGTGGCACGACAGCCGCAAAG AACTCCAGAAGACTGATTATATGGTGTTTGCTGGTAGACAGTATTTCTTAGGGGACAAGTGTCAG GTACGTTTGGATCCAAAAGGGAAGTATTACAATGCTTTCATCCAGGAGGTAGGGAATCATCCCAGTGCTGTGACCGTGTTTATTGAAGAGCTGGGTGAAAA ACACTTGGTGTCCTTGACTAATCTGAAGCCAGTgaatcctgttccagcatggaaCATTACACCAAGCAGAAAGAACAATTCCTACAGCCATGCAGAACAGTACCCAGGAGACTTAG ACCCAGAGATGTGTGTGAGACGCAGATTTCTCAAGAAGTCTCGGGGTAAAGAGATGTTGATGACCATGTCGTACGGCCGCCCTCAGGCTGGCCTTCCTCCACGTCTACAGCCTTGTCCAGGGAACTTGGCACCTGTGCGCAGTCCTGGAGTACATGGCCCTGCTCCACCCCAAACAAGTGTGGCCTATGAGCACTATCGGCCACACTCTCCAAGACCACCACGTGGATATGGTCCGTCCAG AAGTTCAGCACGTTTCCTGAATAGACACCACTTTATTGGACCTGAGGTGGCCTACTATGCCAGCCCTAGTAAACGCTGTTACCAGAGTTTTGACAATTATTCATTTAAGTCACG CAGAAGCAGGCGTCAGATGCAATCGGTAAATAAGGAGTGTCAGTTTAGCTTTGTGCCTGAGTCAGGAGAGGAAGCCCAGGACTTGGAGGGGAGCATCACATTCTATGAGATGGAGGAGGCAGATGAGAATGCTTTTGCTCCCGTTGCT GGACAAGCTGTTGCCAGTACTATGATTCCTGGTGCTGCTACTTACTGGGTGCCAAGAGGCCCAAGCCCTATTCCGCCAGGCAAACAGCCTATAACGTCATCTGAGGAGGATCCTGAAGAGAGAAGCACCACTGGAGGCCATG GAGAATATTCAGAGGAGTATATCTTTTCTGCTACTG ATGCAGGATTTCAGCGTCCAACTGTTTACACTGCTGAGTCTAGTGCTAACCTG ACCATTCAAGAGGGTGGCTCACGTGCTGGATCACCACAAGAGGGCGTTGCTACCTATAGTTACTCTCAACAG GTAGTGGTGAAATCAGCAGTCATTTCTTCCTCTCAGCCAGTCAACTCTGCGCCAGCTGCTATTTTTACCTCCAACTCCTCTCCTTCTTCCTCAAGTGTGAGTTCTCAGAGCTCTCCAAATCACCTGCAGGCTTCAAACATCACCCCAGGACAGCCAccacccctacacacactggGCAGGCCAG TAATATCCATGCTGTTTCCTCCAGCATGTCCGTGGTTTGTGAATGAAATGGGAGAACCTGTCACTGTGGCCCCGCCTCCACCTTACTCTTATGACCCCAATGGCAATGACCTACCTAGAG ATTGCAAGGTTCTCCAGTACTTTTTCAACTTGGGTGTGCAG GCTTATCAGCAGACCTACTGGCACTCCATGGTGCATGTTCAGCAGGTGTACCCACAGCCTTGTGGGGAGCCCCAGTTTCAGCCTTACCCGGGTCCAGGTGCCTCTGCAAGCCCTGACCACACCGTGCCTCAGCCATACCCGGAATCTGCCCGTTCGTACCCACCCACTCAGGGTGAGACACCCAGCAATG GTGCCACTGTGACTGTGGAGTCCCCCCCTGTGGTAGCACCAGGCACTGCATTTTTCCCACTGGTGCAGGAGCAGTGCCAGCCATCCCTGCACCCATCTTATGAGCCATACATGCCTGTGCTTTCCACCACCTACCACTACCTTACACCCTGGACTTCTGGGCCAATCCCAAATCCACGCTTCCACCACACCCCATATTGTCCCTCCTCCCACACTCATGTCAACTACATCACCACCCCTACCCCCACTACACACTTTGTGGCCCCTGCACAGTTTGTGCCCCCTGGTATGTAA